A genomic window from Flavobacterium johnsoniae includes:
- a CDS encoding glycosyltransferase gives MKILNVTSITELRGGDAQMYTVYKLLKEKSDIKQYILCPNNSILSSICKNDKADYFTYTKNRLKLFNLTLAIINICNKENINILHIHDSSALNAALIALKFLNKSITLILSRKRNNKIKDKFLNRHKYSHPRIKKIICVSKAVESIFDKIIKDKSRLITIYDSIDVEKFSLKTNYSLLIKNLVFLQKP, from the coding sequence ATGAAAATATTAAATGTCACTTCAATAACTGAATTGAGAGGTGGTGACGCTCAAATGTACACCGTTTACAAGCTATTAAAAGAAAAAAGTGATATTAAGCAATACATTCTATGTCCAAATAATTCTATTTTATCTTCAATTTGTAAAAATGATAAAGCTGATTATTTCACTTATACAAAAAACAGACTAAAATTATTCAATCTAACTCTTGCGATAATTAATATTTGCAATAAGGAAAATATCAATATTTTACACATACATGATTCATCTGCATTAAATGCTGCTCTAATAGCTTTAAAGTTTTTAAATAAATCTATAACGCTTATTTTGAGCAGAAAAAGAAACAACAAAATCAAAGATAAATTTTTAAATAGACACAAATATTCTCACCCTAGGATTAAGAAGATTATTTGTGTTTCTAAAGCTGTTGAATCTATATTTGACAAAATAATTAAAGACAAAAGCCGATTAATTACAATTTACGATTCAATAGATGTAGAAAAATTTTCTCTAAAAACAAACTACAGTTTGCTCATAAAGAATTTAGTCTTTCTCCAGAAACCTTGA
- a CDS encoding DUF1003 domain-containing protein, whose amino-acid sequence MKNNQTFKSAISGLSFSENEKIYGKSIHDPILGLIKKEFPDFNDDDCIAVNELNLYRQKYISNYLSTEIGALSAMEKSVISSLKDDKSIVSTVEDEEETRNLGQRVADRVADFGGSWTFIISFVVFITIWISSNVLIFQNKGFDPYPFILLNLILSCVAALQAPVIMMSQNRQEEKDRNRAKKDYMINLKSELEIRMIHDKIDHLIMHQQQELIEIQKVQIEMMNDILDQIKK is encoded by the coding sequence ATGAAAAACAATCAAACATTTAAAAGCGCTATTTCGGGGCTTTCTTTTTCTGAAAACGAGAAAATCTACGGGAAATCTATTCATGATCCAATTTTGGGTTTAATTAAAAAAGAATTTCCCGATTTTAATGATGATGATTGTATCGCCGTAAACGAGTTGAATTTGTATCGTCAAAAGTACATTTCGAATTACCTTTCAACAGAAATTGGAGCGCTTTCGGCTATGGAGAAAAGCGTTATTTCTTCTTTAAAAGATGATAAATCTATTGTAAGCACTGTAGAAGATGAGGAAGAAACACGAAATCTCGGACAAAGAGTGGCAGATCGAGTAGCAGATTTTGGAGGAAGCTGGACTTTTATTATCTCTTTTGTTGTTTTTATCACTATTTGGATCAGTTCAAATGTTTTAATTTTTCAAAATAAAGGTTTCGATCCATATCCGTTTATTCTCTTAAATTTAATTCTTTCTTGCGTTGCAGCTTTGCAAGCGCCGGTGATTATGATGAGTCAGAATCGTCAGGAAGAAAAAGATAGAAATCGAGCTAAAAAAGATTATATGATTAACCTAAAATCGGAATTAGAAATCAGAATGATTCATGATAAAATTGATCATTTGATTATGCATCAACAACAAGAATTAATCGAAATTCAGAAAGTTCAAATTGAGATGATGAATGATATTTTGGATCAGATTAAGAAATAA
- a CDS encoding Smr/MutS family protein produces the protein MLVKGDKVSVLDEAINGTVVSVKNNEVLIETTDGFMMTFFVNELIKIQDSSNLMNSIKRINLDEVSKEKTEPKPRSFVKEKKDKRDFGVPEFDLHIEKLVPNKRGMSNYDILTLQTETAKKHIEFAIRNRIPKIVFIHGVGEGILKAELDFLLGRYDGIDFQDANYQKYGLGATEVYFKQNNK, from the coding sequence ATGTTGGTAAAAGGAGATAAGGTTTCGGTACTCGACGAAGCCATAAACGGAACAGTTGTTTCGGTCAAAAACAATGAAGTTTTAATAGAAACTACAGATGGATTTATGATGACATTTTTTGTCAATGAATTGATTAAAATACAGGATTCCAGTAATTTAATGAATTCTATTAAAAGAATTAATTTAGATGAAGTTTCGAAAGAAAAAACAGAGCCAAAACCGAGAAGTTTTGTTAAAGAAAAGAAAGATAAACGTGATTTTGGAGTTCCAGAATTTGATCTTCATATAGAAAAATTAGTTCCAAATAAACGCGGAATGTCGAATTATGATATTTTGACTTTGCAGACCGAAACTGCAAAAAAACATATCGAATTTGCTATAAGAAACCGCATTCCGAAAATCGTTTTTATTCATGGCGTTGGCGAAGGAATTTTAAAAGCCGAACTAGATTTTTTATTAGGGCGTTATGACGGAATTGATTTTCAAGATGCCAATTATCAAAAATATGGTCTTGGCGCAACAGAAGTTTATTTTAAACAAAACAATAAATAA
- a CDS encoding DUF5672 family protein — MDKKAAKIVIPVYKEYFGELEEKSFLQCCKVLKDYEIVIVHPEGLNCTYLTEKYNNLSFKSFSKHYFATIDGYNELLLSSIFYESFLDAEYILIYQLDAFVFRDDLMKWCQKGYDYIGAPWIATSTDSFGMNIFNKVARLFRSKKKNAREQTFFKVGNGGFSLRKVASHYNISKEQQQFITEVLNETDKKIYAIEDVFWSLKAIEFDPNFTIPDYNEAVYFAIDRKPNLAMKLTNNELPFGCHAINKPKVIDFWKPIIDQY; from the coding sequence ATGGATAAAAAAGCAGCAAAAATTGTTATTCCTGTATACAAGGAATATTTTGGAGAACTTGAAGAAAAATCATTTTTACAATGCTGTAAAGTTTTAAAAGATTATGAAATTGTAATCGTGCATCCAGAAGGATTAAATTGTACTTATCTAACAGAAAAGTATAATAATTTAAGCTTTAAAAGTTTTTCTAAACACTATTTTGCTACGATTGACGGGTACAATGAATTGCTGTTGTCTTCTATATTTTACGAAAGTTTTTTAGATGCTGAATATATTTTAATTTATCAGCTTGACGCTTTTGTTTTTAGAGATGATTTGATGAAATGGTGTCAAAAAGGTTATGATTACATTGGTGCGCCTTGGATTGCCACTTCTACAGATTCTTTCGGAATGAATATTTTTAATAAAGTAGCAAGATTGTTTAGATCGAAAAAGAAAAATGCTCGCGAACAGACTTTCTTTAAAGTAGGTAATGGCGGTTTTTCTTTGCGCAAAGTAGCTTCACATTATAACATTTCAAAAGAGCAGCAACAGTTTATAACTGAAGTTTTAAACGAAACGGATAAAAAAATCTACGCTATAGAAGATGTTTTCTGGTCGTTGAAAGCAATTGAATTTGATCCTAATTTTACAATTCCTGATTATAATGAGGCAGTTTATTTTGCTATTGATCGTAAACCAAATTTGGCAATGAAATTAACAAATAATGAACTTCCTTTTGGCTGTCACGCCATTAATAAACCAAAAGTAATTGACTTTTGGAAACCTATAATTGATCAATATTAG
- the epsC gene encoding serine O-acetyltransferase EpsC, giving the protein MTKDNIIQNIKALKSHSHINYGIKTKTEDFTEKLFYTLFDSNAALDESISELEIRFKEIAVLACKKPQNLCGSIWERFLEKLPGVLEKLNQDAEYILENDPASNSIDEVYLGYPGFYAIAIYRLSHELYHLDLLLFSRLMSEYAHRITGTDIHAGASIESPFFIDHATGIVIGETTVIKKHVKIYQGVTLGALSVSKEMKNAKRHPTVEDNVCIYANATILGGKTTIGKNSVVGGNAWITKSVPADSIVLNTTTTEVKIKEKK; this is encoded by the coding sequence GTGACAAAAGACAATATCATACAAAATATAAAGGCTTTAAAGAGCCATTCGCACATAAATTACGGCATTAAAACAAAAACAGAAGATTTTACAGAGAAGCTTTTTTACACCCTTTTTGATTCAAATGCAGCTTTAGACGAAAGCATTAGTGAGTTAGAAATCCGTTTTAAAGAAATCGCTGTTTTAGCTTGTAAAAAACCGCAAAATTTATGCGGATCTATTTGGGAAAGATTTCTTGAAAAACTTCCTGGCGTTTTAGAAAAATTAAATCAAGATGCCGAATATATTTTAGAAAATGATCCAGCTTCTAATAGTATTGATGAAGTTTATCTAGGTTATCCTGGATTTTATGCGATTGCTATTTACAGGTTAAGCCATGAATTGTATCACTTAGATTTATTGCTTTTTTCTCGTTTAATGAGCGAATATGCGCATAGAATTACAGGAACTGATATTCATGCCGGCGCTAGTATCGAATCGCCATTTTTTATAGATCATGCTACCGGAATTGTAATTGGTGAAACAACTGTTATCAAAAAACATGTAAAAATCTATCAAGGTGTTACGCTTGGAGCTTTGAGCGTAAGTAAAGAAATGAAGAATGCAAAAAGGCATCCAACAGTTGAAGATAATGTCTGTATTTACGCCAACGCAACCATTTTGGGAGGCAAAACTACAATCGGAAAAAATAGTGTTGTTGGAGGAAATGCTTGGATTACAAAATCTGTTCCAGCAGATTCTATCGTTTTGAATACCACTACAACTGAAGTTAAAATCAAAGAAAAAAAATAA
- a CDS encoding sensor histidine kinase yields the protein MKLYHTLSQISFLKRSYAFKFLFVAFIGIHIPLIGILFFVLYFQHNISPTSILVFSLVMTLIATGLTLLILNRLIKPIQTASKALADYRNSRKLSALPTEYTDEAGLLMCNIQESIYEAEGFINEKQDLIYMLSHDLKNFAGNPQGLAKLIISEEPTDSVKNLAELICESTNLQFRYIENFIKLLKEQDEVVKINQDIKTILFPNILPFINEQVEQRLLDKKIKLNLVLECVEAKLKIDEGLLIQVLVNLISNAVKFSYFESEIKVRIFAEDSKLILTVKDSGIGFDKHQIEELFKKFTKMSRLGTANEGSTGIGLYLCKKIIERNKGRLTASSDGKNRGAEFRIEFDI from the coding sequence ATGAAGTTGTATCATACGCTCTCTCAAATAAGCTTTCTTAAAAGAAGTTATGCTTTTAAATTTCTATTTGTTGCATTTATCGGTATTCATATTCCTTTAATCGGAATTTTGTTTTTTGTACTTTATTTTCAGCACAATATTTCGCCAACATCCATTCTTGTTTTTTCTTTGGTAATGACGCTTATTGCAACTGGATTGACACTTCTTATTTTAAATCGATTAATAAAACCAATTCAGACAGCATCTAAAGCATTGGCCGATTACAGAAATTCACGAAAATTATCGGCATTACCAACAGAATATACAGACGAAGCCGGTTTATTAATGTGTAATATTCAAGAATCTATTTATGAGGCAGAAGGTTTTATTAATGAAAAACAAGATTTAATTTATATGCTTTCGCATGATTTGAAAAACTTTGCTGGAAATCCGCAAGGTTTGGCTAAATTGATCATAAGCGAAGAACCTACCGATTCTGTAAAAAATCTCGCTGAATTAATCTGTGAATCTACGAATCTTCAATTTAGATATATTGAAAATTTCATCAAGCTTTTAAAAGAACAAGATGAAGTGGTAAAAATCAATCAAGACATTAAAACCATTTTATTTCCAAATATACTTCCTTTTATTAATGAACAAGTTGAACAACGTTTATTAGACAAAAAAATAAAACTGAATTTAGTTTTAGAATGTGTCGAGGCTAAACTTAAAATTGATGAAGGTTTATTAATTCAGGTTTTAGTGAATTTGATCAGTAATGCCGTTAAGTTTTCTTATTTTGAAAGTGAGATTAAAGTCCGAATTTTTGCAGAAGATTCAAAGCTGATTTTGACTGTAAAAGACAGCGGAATTGGTTTTGATAAACATCAAATAGAAGAATTATTTAAGAAATTTACCAAAATGAGCCGTCTCGGAACCGCAAATGAAGGTTCTACCGGAATTGGACTGTATCTCTGCAAAAAAATAATAGAACGAAATAAAGGTCGATTGACAGCATCGAGCGACGGAAAAAATAGAGGTGCCGAATTTAGAATCGAGTTTGATATCTAA
- the cysM gene encoding cysteine synthase CysM, translating to MNSHKLLNLIGNTPLMETVNLVKNKNVKLLLKLEGNNPGGSVKDRAAYNMIAAALERGEIKKGDKLIEATSGNTGIALAMIAQLFGIEIELVLPEDSTKERTQTMRAYGATVILTPASEGIIGSRDYADKKVAQGGYLMLNQFANDDNWKAHYKTTGPEIWNDTDGTVTHFVSAMGTTGTIIGTSTYLKEKNPNVQIVGAQPSDGSQIPGIRKWPQEYLPKIFDASKVDTVVDVSEEEAREMTKRLALEEGVFAGMSSGGSVAVALKIAEKLESGVIVAVICDRGDRYLSSDLFD from the coding sequence ATGAATTCACATAAGTTACTAAACCTGATTGGCAATACTCCGTTAATGGAAACGGTCAATTTGGTTAAAAATAAAAATGTAAAGCTTTTGCTTAAACTCGAAGGAAATAATCCTGGAGGAAGTGTAAAGGACCGAGCTGCTTATAATATGATTGCGGCTGCTTTAGAAAGAGGCGAAATTAAAAAAGGTGATAAATTAATTGAAGCAACGAGCGGAAATACTGGAATTGCACTTGCAATGATTGCTCAATTATTTGGTATAGAAATAGAATTAGTTCTTCCTGAAGATTCAACAAAAGAAAGAACTCAAACTATGCGTGCTTACGGTGCAACTGTTATTTTAACGCCTGCCAGCGAAGGAATTATTGGCTCTAGAGATTATGCAGATAAAAAAGTAGCACAAGGCGGTTATTTAATGCTGAATCAATTTGCAAACGACGACAACTGGAAAGCACATTATAAAACAACTGGTCCCGAAATATGGAACGATACTGACGGAACTGTAACGCATTTCGTTTCCGCAATGGGAACAACAGGAACTATTATTGGAACTTCTACTTATTTAAAAGAAAAAAATCCTAATGTTCAGATTGTTGGCGCACAACCGAGCGACGGTTCTCAGATTCCTGGAATTCGTAAATGGCCACAAGAATATCTTCCGAAAATTTTTGATGCTTCTAAAGTTGACACCGTTGTCGATGTAAGCGAAGAAGAAGCTCGAGAAATGACCAAAAGATTAGCGCTTGAAGAAGGTGTTTTTGCAGGAATGAGCAGCGGAGGTTCTGTTGCAGTTGCCTTAAAAATTGCCGAAAAATTAGAATCTGGAGTTATCGTTGCCGTTATCTGCGATAGAGGCGATCGTTATTTATCTTCGGATTTGTTCGATTAA
- a CDS encoding class I SAM-dependent methyltransferase, with amino-acid sequence MNYDNKPDSYYSKMRFEMLKYLPKDSQKILEIGCGNGCFGEYLKKENNREVWGIELMPEEGKEAEKVLDRVFIGKCEDFIDQLPDNYFDAIYCNDVLEHLFDPYSLLKDLKSKLSKKGVVISSIPNIRYHNQFKMFLFSKNWKYQDHGIMDFTHMRFFTGKSIERMYKDAGYLVKTHEGINKTKSIKPYLFNILFLFTQLDIFYLQYATVASKS; translated from the coding sequence ATGAACTACGATAATAAACCAGATTCTTATTACAGTAAAATGCGTTTCGAGATGTTAAAATATCTTCCAAAGGATTCGCAAAAAATATTAGAAATCGGCTGTGGAAATGGCTGTTTTGGAGAATATCTTAAAAAAGAAAATAATAGAGAAGTTTGGGGTATTGAGTTAATGCCAGAAGAAGGCAAAGAAGCAGAAAAAGTTTTAGATAGAGTTTTTATCGGAAAGTGTGAAGATTTTATTGATCAATTGCCAGATAATTATTTTGATGCCATTTATTGTAATGATGTTTTAGAGCATTTATTTGATCCGTATTCTTTGTTAAAAGATTTAAAATCAAAACTTTCTAAAAAAGGTGTTGTAATTAGTTCTATTCCAAATATTAGATATCATAATCAATTTAAGATGTTTTTATTTAGTAAAAATTGGAAATACCAAGATCACGGTATTATGGATTTTACTCACATGCGATTCTTTACAGGAAAAAGTATAGAAAGAATGTATAAAGACGCAGGATATTTAGTAAAAACTCACGAAGGAATAAACAAAACAAAGTCCATAAAACCTTATTTGTTTAATATTTTGTTTTTATTTACGCAGTTGGATATTTTCTATCTTCAATATGCTACAGTTGCTTCGAAATCCTGA
- a CDS encoding L-threonylcarbamoyladenylate synthase encodes MNEEIIKAYEVIKEGGIILYPTDTVWGIGCDATNADAVAKIYKLKQRAETQSMIVLMNGEKMMYNVFKNIPEVAWQIWDLSDKPTTLILDDARNVAPNIIAADKSLGVRLVKEPFCYKLMERMKKPLVSTSANISGQPTPIAFKDISPEIINGVDYVVNLNQDKINGKSSTIIKLTNDSQVKVIRK; translated from the coding sequence ATGAACGAAGAAATAATTAAAGCATACGAAGTGATTAAAGAAGGCGGAATCATTCTTTATCCGACTGATACTGTTTGGGGAATTGGCTGCGATGCTACTAATGCCGATGCTGTTGCTAAAATTTATAAATTAAAACAACGTGCAGAAACCCAAAGCATGATTGTTTTGATGAATGGAGAAAAGATGATGTACAATGTTTTTAAAAACATTCCTGAAGTTGCTTGGCAAATCTGGGATTTATCAGACAAACCTACTACTTTAATTCTTGATGATGCTAGAAATGTCGCTCCAAATATTATTGCTGCCGACAAATCGTTGGGCGTTCGATTGGTAAAAGAACCTTTTTGCTATAAATTGATGGAGAGAATGAAAAAACCTTTGGTTTCAACTTCTGCTAACATTTCAGGTCAGCCAACACCGATTGCTTTCAAAGACATTAGTCCAGAAATCATAAATGGTGTTGATTATGTTGTAAACCTAAACCAAGATAAAATCAACGGAAAATCTTCAACTATTATCAAATTAACAAACGATTCGCAGGTTAAGGTTATTCGTAAATAA
- a CDS encoding glycosyltransferase family 4 protein translates to MIIGNIAGLTNQKDIYTFIDTAKKIKAKSCSLTIKFVVIGDGPLKNDLINYADANDLKKDIYFTGFRNTIDLLPEFNVFLLTSVTEGLPLTIYEAFASKVPVVSTMAGGIPEVVADGKTGFLTPIKDSETLSEKVLEILKNSDLSEYVKSNAFELVKKNHDLSTMQKHYYAFYKSII, encoded by the coding sequence TTGATAATTGGCAATATCGCTGGATTAACAAACCAAAAAGATATTTATACTTTTATTGATACAGCAAAAAAAATTAAAGCTAAAAGCTGCTCCTTAACTATCAAATTTGTAGTTATTGGAGATGGGCCTTTAAAAAATGATCTAATCAATTATGCCGATGCCAATGATTTAAAAAAAGACATTTATTTTACCGGTTTTAGAAACACAATAGACTTATTACCTGAGTTTAATGTTTTTTTACTTACTTCTGTGACTGAAGGACTCCCTTTAACAATATATGAAGCTTTTGCATCTAAAGTTCCCGTTGTTTCTACTATGGCAGGAGGAATTCCTGAAGTCGTTGCAGATGGAAAAACGGGCTTTCTTACACCAATCAAAGACAGTGAAACATTGTCTGAAAAAGTACTCGAAATTTTAAAAAATTCAGATTTAAGCGAATATGTAAAATCAAATGCTTTTGAACTAGTTAAAAAGAATCACGACCTTAGCACTATGCAAAAACATTATTACGCTTTTTATAAAAGTATTATCTAA
- a CDS encoding DUF2752 domain-containing protein, protein MNLERYMIPCLFKSIFGFDCLGCGFQRSLFLLFQGEFLAAFKKYPAIFSCLLLFGFIALHFLDKSKNYKKLIWRMSILNLFFMLGGYYLKHFYF, encoded by the coding sequence ATGAATTTAGAGCGATATATGATTCCTTGCCTCTTCAAATCCATCTTCGGTTTTGACTGTTTGGGCTGTGGTTTTCAGCGTTCTTTATTCTTACTTTTTCAAGGCGAATTTTTAGCAGCTTTTAAAAAGTATCCAGCGATATTTTCTTGCCTTTTGCTCTTCGGCTTTATAGCGCTTCATTTTTTAGACAAATCTAAAAACTATAAAAAACTGATTTGGAGAATGTCAATTTTAAACCTCTTTTTTATGCTTGGAGGTTATTACTTAAAACACTTTTATTTTTAG
- a CDS encoding Kdo domain containing protein has protein sequence MPLEISEKFKVDEKDIKEILNNFSSSGELFGNGDRNKIKLFKLDGKTINIKSFKIPNLINKIAYKYFRKSKARRSFEYATILLEKGIGTPAPLAFLENFNFLGLKDSYYVSEHLITELTYRELVEIPDFPDHETILRQFTKFCFDLHEKGVEFLDHSPGNTLIKKIDENNYAFFLVDLNRMNFHNSMSFEQRMNNFRRLTPKKEMIAVMSNEYSKFYTEKSEAEIFENMWQATVDFQESFAKKKRIKKKLKFWKS, from the coding sequence ATGCCTCTAGAAATTAGCGAAAAATTTAAAGTAGACGAGAAAGATATAAAAGAGATCCTGAATAATTTTAGCTCTTCTGGCGAACTTTTTGGCAACGGTGATCGTAATAAAATTAAATTGTTCAAATTAGACGGAAAAACGATTAATATTAAATCATTTAAGATTCCGAATCTAATAAATAAAATTGCTTATAAATATTTTAGAAAATCAAAAGCGAGACGTTCTTTCGAGTACGCCACAATTTTATTAGAAAAAGGAATTGGAACTCCAGCACCTCTTGCATTTCTTGAAAATTTTAATTTTTTAGGTTTAAAAGACAGTTATTATGTAAGCGAGCATTTGATAACAGAATTAACATATAGAGAACTTGTAGAAATTCCTGATTTTCCAGATCATGAAACTATTTTAAGACAGTTTACTAAGTTTTGTTTCGATCTTCACGAAAAAGGGGTGGAGTTTTTAGATCATTCTCCAGGAAATACTTTAATAAAAAAAATAGACGAGAATAATTACGCATTCTTTTTGGTTGATTTAAACCGAATGAATTTTCATAATTCTATGAGTTTTGAACAACGTATGAATAATTTTAGACGTTTAACTCCTAAGAAAGAAATGATTGCGGTAATGAGTAACGAATATTCTAAATTCTATACCGAGAAAAGCGAAGCCGAAATCTTCGAAAATATGTGGCAAGCTACCGTCGATTTTCAAGAAAGTTTCGCAAAAAAGAAAAGAATAAAAAAGAAACTTAAATTCTGGAAATCCTAA
- a CDS encoding aldo/keto reductase: MNYRKLGKTNFNISEISLGTWQVGGKWGSGFDDKTADELLNTAIDNGVNFIDTADVYENGLSETAVGRVVRSRSERIFVATKCGRQINPHVNEGYSPKVLQKFVEDSLKRTGLETLDLIQLHCPPTEVYYRPEIFELFDRLKEQGKILNLGVSVEKVEEALKAIEYDNVTTVQIIFNLFRQRPSELFFSEAKKKDIGIIARVPLASGLLTGKFDSKTTFDSQDHRNFNRNGEAFDKGETFSGIDYDLGLKAVEALKALFPESQNLAPIALQWILSFNEVSCIIPGASKTDHVLSNLSVYDTPKLTSEQISEMNKIYNDLIKPAVHQLW, encoded by the coding sequence ATGAACTACAGAAAACTAGGAAAAACAAACTTTAATATATCTGAAATCTCACTTGGAACTTGGCAAGTTGGCGGAAAATGGGGATCGGGATTTGATGATAAAACTGCCGACGAACTTTTGAATACTGCGATTGACAATGGCGTTAATTTTATTGATACTGCCGATGTTTATGAAAATGGCTTAAGCGAAACTGCCGTTGGAAGAGTTGTTCGCTCTCGTTCTGAACGAATTTTTGTTGCCACAAAATGCGGACGACAGATTAATCCTCACGTAAATGAAGGTTATTCCCCAAAAGTGCTTCAAAAATTTGTAGAAGACAGTTTGAAAAGAACTGGTTTAGAAACTTTGGATTTGATTCAATTACATTGTCCGCCAACAGAAGTATATTATCGTCCTGAAATATTTGAACTTTTCGACCGATTAAAAGAACAGGGAAAAATCCTTAATCTTGGTGTAAGTGTCGAAAAAGTTGAAGAAGCATTAAAAGCAATTGAATATGACAATGTAACTACGGTTCAGATTATTTTCAATTTATTTCGTCAGCGTCCTTCAGAATTATTTTTCTCTGAAGCAAAAAAGAAAGACATCGGAATTATTGCGAGAGTTCCTCTAGCAAGCGGACTTTTAACAGGTAAATTTGATTCAAAAACAACTTTCGATTCTCAAGATCACCGTAATTTTAACCGAAACGGCGAAGCTTTTGATAAAGGAGAAACTTTCTCTGGAATTGATTATGATTTAGGTTTAAAAGCTGTTGAAGCTTTAAAGGCGCTATTTCCAGAATCGCAAAACCTTGCTCCAATCGCGCTGCAATGGATTTTGAGTTTTAATGAAGTTAGCTGTATTATTCCTGGCGCATCTAAAACAGATCATGTTTTATCAAATTTATCGGTTTACGATACTCCGAAATTAACTTCAGAACAAATTTCTGAAATGAATAAAATTTATAACGATCTTATAAAACCAGCTGTTCACCAGCTTTGGTAA
- a CDS encoding cysteine desulfurase family protein, which yields MKKVYLDNASTTAMRPEVVQEMTKIMLEDYGNPSSTHSFGRNGKTIIELSRKSIAKYLNCTAQEIIFTSGGTEADNWILRSAVEDLKIERIITSKIEHHAVLHTVWTLKEEYNIQVDYVNVNADGSLDLTHLSNLLSDEKKTLVSLMHVNNETGAILDLDRVSLICKQYNALFHSDTVQSIGKTEIDLQKTPVDFILASAHKFHGPKGIGFAFVRKNSGLQPLLFGGEQEKGLRAGTEAVHQIAGMAKALVISYEKLDEERAYITELKNYLVEQLEIHFPDFRINGKKDDFYNIVNIILPFSSDKTSMLLFSLDMKGIAVSRGSACQSGSIKPSHVLNEMLSDEDLKLPNLRISFSHYNTKEDIDWLIESLKEIDN from the coding sequence ATGAAAAAAGTATATCTAGATAACGCCTCAACAACAGCAATGCGTCCTGAAGTAGTTCAGGAAATGACTAAAATAATGCTGGAGGATTATGGAAATCCATCTTCTACGCATAGTTTCGGACGAAACGGTAAAACTATTATAGAGCTTTCTAGAAAAAGTATTGCTAAGTATTTAAATTGTACTGCTCAGGAAATTATTTTTACTTCTGGCGGAACGGAAGCTGATAATTGGATTCTTCGCTCGGCTGTAGAAGATTTAAAAATAGAAAGAATTATTACTTCAAAAATAGAACATCATGCCGTTTTGCATACGGTTTGGACGCTTAAAGAAGAATACAATATTCAAGTTGATTATGTAAATGTAAATGCTGACGGAAGTTTGGATTTAACGCATTTATCTAATTTGTTATCCGATGAAAAGAAAACTTTGGTGAGCTTAATGCATGTAAACAACGAAACTGGAGCTATTTTAGATTTAGATCGCGTTAGTTTGATTTGCAAGCAATACAATGCATTATTTCATTCGGATACGGTTCAGTCTATCGGAAAAACAGAAATAGATCTGCAAAAAACTCCAGTTGACTTTATTCTGGCAAGTGCACATAAATTTCACGGACCAAAAGGAATTGGATTTGCTTTTGTTCGAAAAAATTCTGGTCTGCAGCCGTTGCTTTTTGGAGGAGAACAGGAAAAAGGACTTCGCGCTGGAACAGAAGCCGTGCATCAAATTGCTGGAATGGCAAAAGCTTTGGTTATTTCTTATGAAAAACTAGACGAAGAAAGAGCCTACATAACAGAACTAAAAAACTATCTAGTTGAACAATTAGAAATTCATTTTCCAGATTTTAGAATTAATGGAAAAAAAGACGATTTTTATAATATCGTAAACATTATTCTGCCTTTTTCATCTGATAAAACATCGATGCTTCTTTTTAGTTTAGATATGAAAGGAATTGCGGTTTCTCGAGGAAGCGCCTGTCAATCTGGAAGTATAAAACCTTCACATGTTTTAAACGAAATGCTTTCTGATGAGGATTTAAAATTACCAAATCTCCGAATTTCATTTAGCCATTATAACACCAAAGAAGATATCGATTGGCTTATTGAAAGCCTTAAAGAAATTGATAATTGA